The following proteins are encoded in a genomic region of Phragmites australis chromosome 9, lpPhrAust1.1, whole genome shotgun sequence:
- the LOC133928452 gene encoding L-type lectin-domain containing receptor kinase SIT2-like isoform X1 codes for MSCVMKLLVFPLRLLLLLSLNIAVALCTGDDVRLTYSGFAGANLTLDGNATVTPDGILVLTSSKTNLKGHAFYPSPLQFHRTPDGKVHSFSATFVFAIVSDYTDFSAHGMAFVVAPTKSFATALPAGYLALLNVQNNGNASNHLFAIELDTTQNTDFQDINANHVGIDVNNLHSVQSYPTGYYDGNVFKNLTLFSREAMQVWVEYDGETGRIDVTLAPIKVAKPARPLVSATYDLSTVLKNQSYIGFSSATGGINSRHYVLGWSFAMNGPAPAIDITKLPKLPRFGPKPRSKVLEIVLPIATAAIIITVGTVVTLLVLRKLRYAELLEDWELEFGPHRFLFKDLYHATDGFKSKHLLGVGGFGKVYKGVLLKSKLEVAVKRVSHESRQGMKEFIAEVVSIGRLRHRNLVQLLGYCRRKGELLLVYEYMPNGSLDKYLYCEENKPMLDWTKRFHIIKGVASGLLYIHEKWEKVVIHRDIKASNVLLDSEMNGRLGDFGLARLYDHGTDPQTTHVVGTMGYLAPELIRTGKASKLTDVFAFGAFLLEITCGQRPVNNDAQDNQEMLVDWVLEHLHKGSLTETVDLRLRGEYNVGEVCLVLKLGLLCSHPYTNIRPNMRQVMQYLDGDTPLPDLASTNMSFSTMALMQNEGFDSYAMSFPSSAGSIGTVSFASRVQDDMH; via the coding sequence ATGTCTTGCGTCATGAAGCTTCTGGTCTTCCCCCTTCGTCTCCTCCTCTTGCTTAGCCTTAACATCGCCGTCGCCTTGTGCACCGGAGATGATGTCCGGCTCACGTACTCAGGTTTTGCAGGCGCTAACCTCACCCTCGACGGCAACGCCACAGTCACGCCAGATGGCATACTGGTGCTCACCAGCAGCAAGACCAACCTCAAAGGCCACGCGTTCTACCCCAGCCCACTGCAGTTCCATAGGACTCCTGATGGCAAGGTGCACTCCTTCTCGGCCACCTTCGTGTTCGCCATCGTctccgactacaccgacttcaGCGCCCATGGCATGGCCTTCGTCGTGGCCCCGACCAAGAGCTTCGCCACCGCGCTGCCAGCCGGGTACCTGGCCCTCCTCAACGTCCAGAACAACGGCAACGCGAGCAACCACCTCTTCGCTATCGAGCTCGACACCACCCAGAACACTGACTTCCAAGACATCAACGCCAACCATGTCGGCATCGACGTCAATAATCTGCACTCCGTGCAATCCTACCCCACCGGCTACTACGACGGCAACGTTTTCAAGAACCTGACCCTCTTTAGCCGTGAAGCGATGCAGGTCTGGGTGGAGTATGATGGCGAGACCGGTCGAATCGATGTGACCTTGGCACCCATCAAAGTGGCCAAGCCGGCGAGGCCGTTGGTCTCGGCCACCTATGACCTCTCAACGGTGCTCAAGAATCAGTCATACATCGGCTTCTCATCGGCGACCGGCGGAATCAATTCGAGACACTATGTACTTGGCTGGAGCTTCGCCATGAACGGTCCTGCTCCAGCCATCGACATAACGAAACTACCGAAGTTACCTCGTTTTGGCCCCAAGCCTCGTTCCAAGGTCTTGGAGATCGTCCTGCCAATAGCTACTGCAGCAATCATCATCACTGTTGGCACTGTTGTCACTCTACTCGTGCTTAGAAAACTGAGGTACGCTGAGCTCCTTGAAGATTGGGAGCTTGAATTCGGGCCGCATCGGTTCTTGTTTAAGGATTTGTACCATGCCACTGATGGATTTAAGAGCAAACATCTACTTGGTGTTGGAGGATTTGGGAAGGTGTATAAAGGAGTCCTTCTCAAGTCTAAATTGGAGGTAGCTGTGAAGAGGGTTTCTCACGAGTCAAGGCAAGGAATGAAGGAGTTCATTGCTGAGGTTGTCAGCATTGGTCGCCTCCGACATCGTAATCTGGTGCAGTTACTTGGCTATTGCAGAAGAAAAGGAGAACTCCTTTTGGTGTATGAGTATATGCCAAATGGTAGCCTTGATAAGTATCTGTATTGCGAAGAGAATAAACCCATGCTAGATTGGACTAAAAGGTTCCACATCATCAAAGGTGTTGCATCCGGCTTGCTCTATATCCATGAGAAGTGGGAGAAGGTTGTTATTCACCGAGATATCAAGGCAAGCAATGTTCTCCTGGATAGTGAAATGAATGGGCGCCTTGGCGATTTTGGTCTTGCAAGATTGTATGACCATGGCACCGACCCACAAACGACCCATGTCGTTGGAACCATGGGCTACTTAGCTCCCGAGCTAATACGCACTGGTAAGGCATCCAAGCTCACAGATGtgtttgcattcggtgctttcCTTCTTGAGATAACTTGCGGGCAAAGGCCAGTTAACAATGACGCTCAAGACAACCAAGAAATGCTAGTGGACTGGGTTCTTGAGCATTTGCATAAAGGATCTCTCACTGAGACAGTGGACTTGAGGTTGCGAGGTGAATACAACGTCGGTGAGGTATGCCTAGTGCTAAAACTAGGATTGTTGTGCTCCCACCCATACACAAATATAAGACCAAATATGCGGCAAGTCATGCAATACCTCGACGGAGACACACCACTTCCAGATTTGGCATCCACAAATATGAGCTTTAGTACAATGGCTCTAATGCAGAATGAAGGGTTCGACTCATATGCCATGTCCTTTCCATCGTCAGCTGGAAGCATTGGCACTGTATCTTTTGCATCTCGGGTGCAAGATGACATGCATTGA
- the LOC133929639 gene encoding vegetative cell wall protein gp1-like, producing the protein MAWRWTITLPETAAEPLDAAVPPTAPSPRRCVLIPDEEGPLPDTTAPDEERPPCAADAPTEEELPRSAATPEEEPPVPPSPSRLVRPPSFGPRIHLAADTPSTSSHRHAVHLAAVVSSHPLLPLCIYPAEPS; encoded by the exons atggcgtggcggtggacaatTACG CTGCCCGAAACCGCCGCTGAGCCTCTCGACGCCGCTGTCCCCCCGACGGCGCCGTCCCCCCGCCGCTGCGTCCTCATCCCCGATGAGGAGGGGCCTCTCCCCGACACCACCGCCCCCGACGAGGAGAGGCCACCCTGCGCCGCCGATGCCCCCACAGAGGAGGAGCTGCCCCGCTCCGCCGCCAcccccgaggaggagccgcctgTGCCGCCATCCCCATCACGCCTAgtccggcctccctccttcggtCCACGCAtccacctcgccgccgacacgCCGTCCACCTCATCGCACAGGCACGCCGTCCACCTCGCCGCCGTGGTCAGTAGccatcccctcctccctctctgtaTATACCCGGCCGAGCCGTCATAG
- the LOC133928452 gene encoding L-type lectin-domain containing receptor kinase SIT2-like isoform X2, with protein sequence MAFVVAPTKSFATALPAGYLALLNVQNNGNASNHLFAIELDTTQNTDFQDINANHVGIDVNNLHSVQSYPTGYYDGNVFKNLTLFSREAMQVWVEYDGETGRIDVTLAPIKVAKPARPLVSATYDLSTVLKNQSYIGFSSATGGINSRHYVLGWSFAMNGPAPAIDITKLPKLPRFGPKPRSKVLEIVLPIATAAIIITVGTVVTLLVLRKLRYAELLEDWELEFGPHRFLFKDLYHATDGFKSKHLLGVGGFGKVYKGVLLKSKLEVAVKRVSHESRQGMKEFIAEVVSIGRLRHRNLVQLLGYCRRKGELLLVYEYMPNGSLDKYLYCEENKPMLDWTKRFHIIKGVASGLLYIHEKWEKVVIHRDIKASNVLLDSEMNGRLGDFGLARLYDHGTDPQTTHVVGTMGYLAPELIRTGKASKLTDVFAFGAFLLEITCGQRPVNNDAQDNQEMLVDWVLEHLHKGSLTETVDLRLRGEYNVGEVCLVLKLGLLCSHPYTNIRPNMRQVMQYLDGDTPLPDLASTNMSFSTMALMQNEGFDSYAMSFPSSAGSIGTVSFASRVQDDMH encoded by the coding sequence ATGGCCTTCGTCGTGGCCCCGACCAAGAGCTTCGCCACCGCGCTGCCAGCCGGGTACCTGGCCCTCCTCAACGTCCAGAACAACGGCAACGCGAGCAACCACCTCTTCGCTATCGAGCTCGACACCACCCAGAACACTGACTTCCAAGACATCAACGCCAACCATGTCGGCATCGACGTCAATAATCTGCACTCCGTGCAATCCTACCCCACCGGCTACTACGACGGCAACGTTTTCAAGAACCTGACCCTCTTTAGCCGTGAAGCGATGCAGGTCTGGGTGGAGTATGATGGCGAGACCGGTCGAATCGATGTGACCTTGGCACCCATCAAAGTGGCCAAGCCGGCGAGGCCGTTGGTCTCGGCCACCTATGACCTCTCAACGGTGCTCAAGAATCAGTCATACATCGGCTTCTCATCGGCGACCGGCGGAATCAATTCGAGACACTATGTACTTGGCTGGAGCTTCGCCATGAACGGTCCTGCTCCAGCCATCGACATAACGAAACTACCGAAGTTACCTCGTTTTGGCCCCAAGCCTCGTTCCAAGGTCTTGGAGATCGTCCTGCCAATAGCTACTGCAGCAATCATCATCACTGTTGGCACTGTTGTCACTCTACTCGTGCTTAGAAAACTGAGGTACGCTGAGCTCCTTGAAGATTGGGAGCTTGAATTCGGGCCGCATCGGTTCTTGTTTAAGGATTTGTACCATGCCACTGATGGATTTAAGAGCAAACATCTACTTGGTGTTGGAGGATTTGGGAAGGTGTATAAAGGAGTCCTTCTCAAGTCTAAATTGGAGGTAGCTGTGAAGAGGGTTTCTCACGAGTCAAGGCAAGGAATGAAGGAGTTCATTGCTGAGGTTGTCAGCATTGGTCGCCTCCGACATCGTAATCTGGTGCAGTTACTTGGCTATTGCAGAAGAAAAGGAGAACTCCTTTTGGTGTATGAGTATATGCCAAATGGTAGCCTTGATAAGTATCTGTATTGCGAAGAGAATAAACCCATGCTAGATTGGACTAAAAGGTTCCACATCATCAAAGGTGTTGCATCCGGCTTGCTCTATATCCATGAGAAGTGGGAGAAGGTTGTTATTCACCGAGATATCAAGGCAAGCAATGTTCTCCTGGATAGTGAAATGAATGGGCGCCTTGGCGATTTTGGTCTTGCAAGATTGTATGACCATGGCACCGACCCACAAACGACCCATGTCGTTGGAACCATGGGCTACTTAGCTCCCGAGCTAATACGCACTGGTAAGGCATCCAAGCTCACAGATGtgtttgcattcggtgctttcCTTCTTGAGATAACTTGCGGGCAAAGGCCAGTTAACAATGACGCTCAAGACAACCAAGAAATGCTAGTGGACTGGGTTCTTGAGCATTTGCATAAAGGATCTCTCACTGAGACAGTGGACTTGAGGTTGCGAGGTGAATACAACGTCGGTGAGGTATGCCTAGTGCTAAAACTAGGATTGTTGTGCTCCCACCCATACACAAATATAAGACCAAATATGCGGCAAGTCATGCAATACCTCGACGGAGACACACCACTTCCAGATTTGGCATCCACAAATATGAGCTTTAGTACAATGGCTCTAATGCAGAATGAAGGGTTCGACTCATATGCCATGTCCTTTCCATCGTCAGCTGGAAGCATTGGCACTGTATCTTTTGCATCTCGGGTGCAAGATGACATGCATTGA